The Micromonospora sp. NBC_01740 genome includes a window with the following:
- a CDS encoding SDR family oxidoreductase, translating into MSAGSPGAGRTVLVTGGSSGLGAAVVAAVARAGGRPLVLDRQAPADGVPWVECDLADTRAAEAATRQLAERSGGLDAVVTAAGTDVPGKLADTPGETWERIVAVDLLATAAVVRAALPFLETSRGSIVTVASTLGVKAVADATAYCAAKFGVVGFTRALAAELAGRVGVTLLIPGGMRTAFFDERDAAYKPGPDAVLNDPADTAAAVMFALSQPAGCAVREMVVCADQETSYP; encoded by the coding sequence ATGAGCGCCGGGTCGCCCGGCGCGGGGCGCACCGTGCTCGTCACGGGCGGATCGAGCGGCCTGGGCGCCGCCGTGGTCGCGGCCGTGGCCCGGGCCGGCGGCCGTCCGCTGGTGCTGGACCGGCAGGCGCCCGCCGACGGGGTGCCGTGGGTGGAGTGCGACCTGGCCGACACCCGCGCCGCGGAGGCCGCCACCCGGCAGCTCGCCGAGCGCTCGGGCGGGCTGGACGCGGTGGTCACCGCGGCGGGGACGGACGTGCCCGGAAAGCTGGCGGACACCCCCGGCGAGACCTGGGAGCGGATCGTGGCCGTGGACCTGCTCGCCACGGCGGCCGTCGTACGGGCCGCCCTGCCCTTCCTGGAGACCTCCCGGGGGAGCATCGTCACCGTCGCCTCCACGCTCGGGGTGAAGGCCGTGGCGGACGCGACGGCGTACTGCGCCGCGAAGTTCGGGGTCGTCGGCTTCACCCGGGCCCTCGCCGCCGAACTCGCCGGCAGGGTCGGCGTCACGCTGCTCATCCCCGGCGGCATGCGCACCGCCTTCTTCGACGAGCGCGACGCCGCGTACAAGCCCGGTCCCGACGCCGTCCTGAACGACCCCGCCGACACCGCCGCCGCCGTCATGTTCGCGCTGTCCCAACCCGCCGGCTGCGCCGTCCGCGAGATGGTCGTCTGCGCCGACCAGGAGACCTCCTACCCGTGA
- a CDS encoding glycosyltransferase family 9 protein gives MILALRALGVGDLATAVPALRALRAAHPGRDLVLAAPGWLAPLVDLVGGVDRLVPTDGLGRPDPALGTPRVAVNLHGRGPESHRMLAGTRPGRLLAYASPEAGHHDGPEWRDDEHEIDRWCRLLDWYGIPADRTDLDLRRPAPGGAPTGMTVLHPGSKIPAKRWPPGRFAALARELAARGHRVVLTGSPDERATAQRIAAAAGLPADAVLAGRTDLGRLAALVAYARLVVSGDTGVAHLATGYRTPSVVLFGPVSPARWGPPPGRPRHRALWAGGQGSPRWEGVGSHPTLAAIGVDEVVTAVDEVERAVRVSRAVAA, from the coding sequence GTGATCCTCGCCCTGCGTGCCCTCGGCGTCGGCGACCTCGCCACCGCCGTCCCGGCCCTGCGCGCCCTGCGTGCCGCCCACCCCGGCCGGGACCTCGTCCTCGCGGCACCCGGCTGGCTGGCGCCGCTGGTCGACCTGGTCGGCGGCGTCGACCGGCTGGTGCCCACGGACGGGCTCGGTCGCCCCGACCCGGCCCTGGGGACGCCGCGCGTCGCCGTGAACCTGCACGGCCGGGGGCCCGAGTCGCACCGGATGCTCGCCGGCACCCGTCCCGGTCGGCTGCTCGCCTACGCCAGCCCCGAGGCCGGCCACCACGACGGCCCCGAATGGCGCGACGACGAACACGAGATCGACCGCTGGTGCCGGCTCCTCGACTGGTACGGCATCCCCGCCGACCGCACCGACCTGGACCTGCGGCGCCCGGCCCCCGGCGGCGCCCCGACCGGCATGACCGTGCTGCACCCGGGCTCCAAGATCCCGGCGAAGCGCTGGCCGCCTGGACGCTTCGCCGCGCTGGCCCGGGAACTGGCCGCCCGGGGGCACCGGGTGGTGCTCACCGGCAGCCCCGACGAGCGGGCCACCGCACAGCGGATCGCGGCGGCCGCGGGGTTGCCCGCCGACGCGGTGCTGGCCGGCCGGACGGACCTGGGCCGGCTGGCCGCGCTGGTGGCGTACGCCCGCCTGGTGGTCAGCGGGGACACGGGCGTGGCGCACCTGGCGACCGGCTACCGCACGCCGTCGGTGGTGCTCTTCGGCCCGGTCTCCCCGGCGCGGTGGGGGCCGCCGCCGGGCCGGCCCCGGCACCGGGCGCTGTGGGCGGGTGGACAGGGCTCGCCCAGGTGGGAGGGGGTGGGAAGCCATCCGACGCTGGCGGCCATAGGGGTCGACGAGGTGGTGACCGCCGTGGACGAGGTGGAACGGGCGGTGCGGGTCTCCCGTGCGGTTGCGGCGTAG
- a CDS encoding DNA topoisomerase IB encodes MRLRRSDPGRPGYGRRRRGRGWLFLDPSGQPVRDPDRLGRLRELVIPPAWRDVWICPYPNGHIQAIGIDAAGRKQYLYHPTWRERRDEAKFDHVLEVARRLPVLRERVGRDLSGRGLHRDRVLATVTRLLDMGTFRVGSDQYAAGDDPTFGVSTLRPEHARSRGGCVVFEFPAKGGVEQVRRIEDPELCRVLVNLRRQRRSADRLFGYRDGGDWRDVRSDEVNEYLRDASGGEMTAKDFRTWHATVRAATELATVGPPRSATAGKRAVAAVMRDVAELLGNTATVARTSYVDPRVVDLFHDGVVAPVDPATPREKAERIVLELLEDA; translated from the coding sequence GTGCGGTTGCGGCGTAGCGATCCGGGCAGGCCGGGGTACGGGCGACGCCGGCGCGGCCGGGGCTGGCTCTTCCTGGACCCGTCCGGGCAGCCGGTCCGCGACCCCGACCGGTTGGGCCGGCTGCGTGAGCTGGTGATCCCGCCCGCCTGGCGCGACGTGTGGATCTGCCCGTACCCGAACGGGCACATCCAGGCCATCGGCATCGACGCGGCCGGGCGCAAGCAGTACCTCTACCACCCGACGTGGCGGGAGAGGCGCGACGAGGCGAAGTTCGACCACGTGCTGGAGGTGGCCCGCCGGCTGCCGGTGCTGCGCGAGCGGGTCGGGCGGGACCTGTCCGGCCGGGGACTGCACCGCGACCGGGTGCTGGCGACGGTGACCCGGCTGCTGGACATGGGCACGTTCCGGGTCGGCAGCGACCAGTACGCGGCCGGCGACGACCCGACGTTCGGGGTGTCGACCCTGCGCCCCGAGCACGCCCGGTCCCGGGGCGGCTGCGTGGTGTTCGAGTTCCCCGCCAAGGGCGGCGTCGAGCAGGTGCGTCGCATCGAGGACCCGGAGTTGTGCCGGGTGCTGGTCAACCTGCGCCGCCAGCGCCGGTCGGCCGACCGCCTGTTCGGCTACCGGGACGGCGGGGACTGGCGCGACGTGCGCAGCGACGAGGTCAACGAGTACCTGCGGGACGCCAGCGGCGGGGAGATGACGGCGAAGGACTTCCGCACCTGGCACGCCACGGTGCGGGCGGCGACCGAACTGGCGACGGTGGGCCCGCCGCGCTCGGCGACCGCCGGCAAACGGGCGGTCGCGGCGGTGATGCGTGACGTCGCCGAGCTGCTCGGCAACACCGCCACCGTGGCCCGCACGTCCTACGTCGACCCGCGCGTGGTCGACCTCTTCCACGACGGCGTGGTGGCCCCGGTCGACCCCGCGACGCCCCGCGAGAAGGCCGAGCGGATCGTGCTCGAACTGCTGGAGGACGCCTGA